In one window of Musa acuminata AAA Group cultivar baxijiao chromosome BXJ3-2, Cavendish_Baxijiao_AAA, whole genome shotgun sequence DNA:
- the LOC103975861 gene encoding silicon efflux transporter LSI2, which produces MALASIPAVVLGSIAFTVFWMLAVFPAVPFLPVGRTAGSLLGAMLMVIFQVVSPEQAYASIDLPILGLLFGTMVVSIYLERAQMFKYLGRLLSWKSKGGRDLLCRVCLVSALASALFTNDTTCIVLTEFVLKLAKQHKLPAKPFLLALASSANIGSSATPIGNPQNLVIAVESKISFIKFFLGIFPAMLVGVVINVVILLGMFWKQLSSKEGEEQKMEVEVTEMEVNSHTFVPARMSHPPPLDSQEMNDVEKNNPRKDGSRQGCAQVSDMKRFLTKKEVFLKGSVYFVSIGMLIALLMGLNMSWTALTAALILVVIDFKDAGPCLDKVSYSLLVFFCGMFITVNGFNRTGIPSGFWNFMEPYSRINHVSGVTVLSIVILLLSNLASNVPTVLLLGAQVAKSAAAVSPKYEARSWLLLAFVSTVAGNLSLLGSAANLIVCEQARRSELHKYTLSFWEHIVFGLPSTLVVTAAGLPLIRA; this is translated from the exons ATGGCACTTGCTTCGATTCCTGCAGTAGTCCTGGGCTCGATTGCCTTCACCGTATTCTGGATGCTGGCTGTGTTCCCTGCAGTCCCCTTCCTACCCGTAGGAAGAACTGCTGGATCTCTTCTAGGTGCCATGCTCATGGTGATCTTTCAGGTCGTCAGCCCCGAGCAGGCCTACGCATCCATCGACCTCCCCATCCTGGGCCTCCTCTTCGGTACCATGGTCGTTAGCATCTACCTGGAACGAGCCCAGATGTTCAAGTACTTGGGCAGGCTGCTTTCATGGAAGAGCAAAGGTGGCCGGGACTTGCTCTGCCGAGTCTGCCTTGTTTCGGCCTTGGCAAGTGCACTCTTCACCAACGACACCACCTGCATTGTGCTCACCGAGTTCGTCCTCAAGCTCGCAAAGCAGCACAAGCTTCCTGCCAAGCCCTTTCTCCTAGCATTAGCATCTAGTGCCAACATCGGCTCAAGTGCAACTCCCATCGGCAACCCACAGAACCTGGTTATAGCTGTCGAGAGTAAAATCTCCTTCATCAAGTTCTTTCTCGGAATCTTCCCCGCGATGCTTGTTGGTGTTGTCATCAACGTAGTGATCCTTCTCGGCATGTTTTGGAAGCAGTTATCGAGCAAGGAGGGCGAAGAACAGAAAATGGAAGTCGAAGTCACCGAGATGGAAGTGAATTCCCATACTTTCGTGCCCGCGAGAATGTCGCACCCTCCTCCTTTGGACTCCCAAGAGATGAATGATGTCGAGAAGAATAATCCGCGCAAAGACGGTTCTCGGCAAGGCTGTGCACAAGTTTCTGATATGAAGAGGTTTCTGACAAAAAAGGAAGTGTTCTTGAAGGGCTCTGTGTATTTTGTAAGCATCGGCATGCTGATTGCTCTGCTAATGGGACTAAACATGTCATGGACTGCACTCACTGCTGCTCTGATACTGGTGGTGATCGACTTCAAGGATGCTGGCCCATGTCTTGACAAG GTTTCATATTCCCTGTTGGTGTTCTTCTGTGGGATGTTCATCACTGTTAATGGATTCAACAGGACAGGAATACCGAGTGGCTTTTGGAATTTTATGGAGCCTTATTCTCGGATTAATCATGTGAGTGGAGTCACAGTGCTATCCATTGTCATACTGCTGCTATCGAACTTGGCATCCAATGTACCCACCG TGCTCTTGCTGGGGGCTCAGGTGGCCAAGtcagccgctgcagtgtcgcccaaGTACGAGGCGAGATCATGGCTGTTGCTCGCGTTCGTGAGCACCGTCGCCGGCAACCTCTCGCTGCTGGGCTCGGCGGCCAACCTGATAGTATGCGAGCAGGCGCGGCGGTCGGAGCTCCACAAGTACACTCTCTCCTTCTGGGAACACATTGTCTTTGGACTGCCGTCGACGCTCGTCGTCACCGCCGCCGGACTCCCCTTGATCAGGGCTTAG